A single Pirellulaceae bacterium DNA region contains:
- a CDS encoding FAD:protein FMN transferase, with protein sequence MKCTLERRQWTWVLLSSLALLVGCYGRPPARLQETISGRTMGTSFTVKYVPVADTASMLKISERVHLELESVNAQMSTYRQDSELMRFNEYSADDWFPVSAHTAQVVALALQFYSDSDGAFDVTVGPLVELWGFGAKSPPHKRPTDPQIEALLASVGSDKLEVRTDPPGLRKTVSGLRVDLSAIAKGHGVDRVAGVLEELGLENYFVEVGGEVIAKGVRHDGLAWQVGIERPDPQRREIDQIISLDNMALATSGDYRNFHTFDGQAFTHFIDPHSGRPVASSIASASVLAADCASADAIATTLMSAGLKKALQLIDRHQWSALLVVRVNDRLESIVSGQFRTLLPELNSELSEVKAEASQP encoded by the coding sequence ATGAAATGTACCCTTGAGCGTCGTCAATGGACTTGGGTTCTGCTAAGCAGTCTTGCATTGCTGGTTGGCTGCTATGGACGACCGCCCGCTCGGCTTCAAGAAACGATATCCGGACGGACAATGGGCACCAGTTTCACCGTCAAGTATGTCCCGGTGGCAGATACCGCTTCGATGTTGAAGATTAGCGAGCGGGTTCATTTGGAATTGGAGTCGGTCAACGCACAGATGTCGACCTATCGCCAGGATTCGGAGCTGATGCGTTTTAATGAATACTCAGCAGATGACTGGTTTCCTGTTTCCGCTCACACGGCGCAGGTGGTGGCACTGGCCCTACAGTTTTATAGCGATTCGGATGGCGCATTTGATGTGACAGTCGGCCCGCTGGTTGAATTGTGGGGCTTCGGAGCAAAATCGCCCCCCCACAAGCGGCCCACCGATCCGCAGATCGAAGCACTGTTGGCCAGCGTGGGCTCAGACAAACTGGAGGTGCGTACCGATCCTCCTGGCCTGCGAAAGACGGTCTCGGGACTGCGAGTCGATCTGTCGGCAATTGCTAAGGGACATGGTGTGGATCGGGTGGCGGGCGTGCTGGAGGAATTGGGACTGGAGAATTATTTTGTCGAGGTGGGCGGCGAGGTTATCGCTAAAGGTGTCCGCCATGATGGTCTAGCCTGGCAAGTAGGAATTGAACGCCCGGATCCGCAGCGACGCGAAATCGATCAAATTATTAGCTTGGACAACATGGCGTTGGCCACAAGTGGCGATTATCGAAATTTCCACACGTTTGACGGGCAGGCCTTCACACACTTTATCGACCCTCACTCCGGCCGGCCGGTCGCCAGTTCAATTGCATCCGCTTCCGTTTTGGCTGCCGACTGCGCCTCGGCGGATGCGATCGCTACCACTTTGATGTCGGCGGGGCTGAAGAAAGCATTACAATTGATCGATCGGCATCAGTGGTCCGCCCTGTTGGTTGTGCGGGTCAATGACCGCCTGGAATCGATCGTCTCCGGGCAGTTCCGCACCTTGTTGCCGGAATTGAACTCTGAGTTGTCGGAAGTAAAAGCGGAGGCTAGCCAGCCATGA
- the nqrM gene encoding (Na+)-NQR maturation NqrM: MTFLTVFAVVMITLLIVMAAMSIGVILGRKPIQGSCGGIGDGTGCSTCSNRHTCPDAQPSQTTAQAARQE, translated from the coding sequence ATGACATTTCTGACTGTTTTCGCTGTCGTCATGATCACACTGTTGATTGTGATGGCTGCCATGTCAATTGGGGTAATCTTGGGCCGCAAGCCGATTCAAGGCAGTTGTGGTGGCATCGGTGATGGTACCGGTTGCTCGACCTGCTCCAATCGTCATACCTGTCCCGACGCGCAGCCTTCGCAGACAACGGCGCAGGCAGCGAGGCAAGAATGA
- a CDS encoding carbon starvation protein A, with the protein MSTLVVCFGSLGLLLAAYWTYGRWLSRSLFELSSTAQVPSRALQDDQDYVPSPKSVVFGHHFTSIAGTGPIVGPALAVFWGWLPALAWILLGGILIGGVHDLSALVISLRNRGYTIGEIAGRMISKRARILFLSILALALWIVLAIFGLVIAQIFSLYPQSVLSVWLAMPLAMCVGLVTHRWGVSMLIPGLVSLSLLYFAVYLGVYHLPIQITTGQPDGYLNPVVIWTICLLVYCYFASTLPVWLLLQPRDLVNSHQLFVGLAVLLAGLLIASVSGQCDLFASADAVSDSVPVDAPPMLPFLFITIACGACSGFHCLVSSGTSSKQIGNERDAQLVGYGAMLFESALAVVVVLACTAGIGMGVLQRQSPAVTQSSTQSAEAGNAAIAAASVVSSAKSDSGAQSGSLLGIGSPTGYVRVTDAAGQPITGRAAWDQYYRVSAEGTGWKATGSLPVVLRAFVEGSANLMATVGLPIELCIGIMAVLVAGFAATTLDTATRLQRYVIQELGGSLGLPTHNKHVATAAAVGVAGAIAIFAGDKPGSGGSILWPLFGATNQLLAGLALMVGTFYLWRRNKQIALLAIPALLMMLIPGWAMTYSLVYDWIPQRNWILIAFGSSILALQMWMFLEGVLMWRRARGVLEPQLEPLPGLR; encoded by the coding sequence ATGAGTACACTGGTCGTATGCTTTGGATCGTTGGGGCTATTGCTGGCAGCATATTGGACATACGGTCGGTGGCTCAGTCGAAGTCTGTTTGAACTATCCAGCACGGCGCAGGTCCCCAGTCGAGCTCTTCAAGATGATCAGGACTATGTGCCCTCACCCAAGAGCGTCGTGTTTGGACATCATTTTACCAGCATCGCGGGTACGGGACCGATTGTGGGGCCAGCATTGGCCGTGTTCTGGGGGTGGCTGCCTGCATTAGCCTGGATACTGCTGGGCGGTATCCTGATTGGCGGAGTTCACGATCTGTCGGCGCTAGTCATTTCGCTGCGCAATCGGGGATACACCATCGGCGAAATTGCCGGACGCATGATCTCCAAGCGCGCACGCATTCTTTTTTTGTCCATCTTGGCACTGGCACTTTGGATCGTGCTGGCCATTTTCGGTCTAGTGATCGCTCAGATTTTTAGCCTATATCCCCAGAGCGTCCTATCGGTGTGGCTGGCGATGCCGTTGGCGATGTGCGTTGGCTTGGTGACGCATCGTTGGGGAGTGTCCATGCTTATCCCTGGCCTTGTTTCGTTATCGCTCTTATATTTCGCGGTATACCTGGGCGTCTACCACTTGCCAATCCAAATTACAACCGGTCAACCCGATGGCTATCTGAACCCGGTCGTCATTTGGACTATCTGCTTGCTGGTGTACTGCTATTTTGCATCGACGTTGCCCGTATGGTTATTGTTGCAGCCCCGCGACCTAGTCAACAGCCATCAACTGTTTGTGGGCCTGGCGGTCCTGTTGGCGGGTTTATTGATCGCCAGCGTCTCCGGCCAGTGTGATCTATTCGCTTCGGCTGATGCCGTTTCTGATTCAGTTCCCGTAGACGCACCGCCGATGCTTCCGTTTTTGTTTATCACTATTGCCTGTGGGGCGTGCAGTGGCTTTCATTGCTTAGTCAGTTCGGGCACCAGTAGTAAGCAAATCGGTAACGAACGCGATGCACAGTTAGTTGGATACGGTGCGATGCTGTTTGAATCGGCGCTGGCGGTGGTCGTTGTGCTGGCATGCACCGCCGGAATCGGCATGGGCGTTTTGCAGCGGCAGTCACCTGCGGTTACCCAGTCGTCAACTCAGTCGGCGGAAGCTGGGAATGCGGCAATTGCAGCCGCATCCGTTGTCTCCTCCGCCAAGTCAGACAGCGGCGCGCAGTCAGGCTCGCTGCTGGGCATCGGCTCACCGACTGGCTATGTGCGCGTCACGGATGCGGCAGGTCAGCCAATTACGGGTCGGGCGGCTTGGGATCAGTATTATCGTGTATCGGCCGAAGGCACAGGCTGGAAAGCTACTGGTTCGCTACCCGTCGTACTGCGGGCTTTTGTCGAAGGCAGCGCGAATTTGATGGCCACCGTCGGCTTACCCATTGAACTGTGCATTGGCATCATGGCGGTTTTGGTGGCAGGCTTTGCAGCAACGACCTTGGATACTGCGACTCGATTGCAACGCTACGTAATTCAAGAATTGGGTGGCAGCCTGGGTCTGCCGACCCACAACAAACATGTAGCCACTGCGGCGGCGGTGGGCGTTGCCGGGGCAATCGCCATTTTTGCTGGCGACAAACCAGGCAGCGGTGGCAGCATTTTATGGCCGCTGTTCGGCGCCACCAACCAACTGCTGGCCGGACTAGCGCTGATGGTGGGAACGTTTTACCTGTGGCGACGCAACAAGCAAATTGCATTGCTGGCCATTCCCGCCCTGCTCATGATGTTGATTCCTGGTTGGGCCATGACCTATTCGCTGGTTTACGATTGGATACCTCAACGCAACTGGATTTTGATCGCCTTTGGCAGCAGCATCCTGGCCTTGCAGATGTGGATGTTCCTGGAAGGTGTGTTGATGTGGCGCCGCGCTCGGGGTGTTTTGGAGCCACAGCTGGAGCCGTTGCCGGGGCTGAGATGA